The sequence below is a genomic window from Cryptosporidium parvum Iowa II chromosome 6, whole genome shotgun sequence.
CAGTAATCTACTCCAAGGCCTTAACTCTGGATTATTATCCCAAACcatttgaagatttttaCATGGATTTTCTTCTGTAGCTGTATCTTCATTGTCAATATATATTGTATTAGAAACATTTAAGGCATGCAAATTTTGGTCTCCTgtattcattttttgattatttatattcgAAGAGTTACCATTACTTGCTCCTGTATTTCCAGGTTTGCAATCCGTCATTCCTTTCTTCAAAACATCTGAAGCCGGATTAATTGAATTGTCTACTTCATTATCACCACCTGTTGAACTTATTTTATCattcaattttgaaaaatctttTAATCCTCCTTCTTCATTTCCTCCGcaaattaaaaatgttatatcttcatcatcatcttcattatcattCTCATCATAATCTTCATTCTTTgttccattattattctttgaaatattatcttcCAAATTACTCCCACtcatttaattaattacgTTTTTAATAATCCTCAATATTATTCAGATTGTTTAATTCTCTATGAATCTATAGAAATATTACATCTCAAttctcaatattaatttttaccctatttaatttttttttttcaaataaagcgaaagaaattcaaattaatttatttatatacaaaatacatgaattaatattattaacatAAACACATTTGCAATCCGCAAATTTTTAGTcacttttaaatattaactttgtaaatatttaatatacaTTTATTTTAGAATGATTATTAGtagattattttttttctcatataatttttattaattacatATAAGCCTAgtcaatttattattttatttgtattattattttttttccactaaattatatatttatactaattatatcaatttatttcattattaaactattattaattaaatactatgctatttaaaatataaatattaatatttatattattattattagtattaatatatcattaatgctattattattatttctattgttattattgttattaatattattattattattatattgttatcattatttattattaaaaataacttatattataatataataattcttaaaatatattaactataattattcattacTCTGATTTATCACATAGCTtacttatttaaaaaattcattatgatatatatatttaatagtCTATATGTTTTAAAAGACTACGTATAGTCAAAATGattaaattgaaaaatgCGCGGGcttttattcatattagactttaataataaactttagctaagaataattttggacttgtaaatatttaagGTAAAGTAAGAAAAAAGGAAAGGAAAGGAAagggaaaaaaaagataaaaatacttatatataaaaaaaataaaaaagtcGAATAGTAGacaaatagaaaaaatagttggaattagaaatataaaatttatatatatataaatattacgCGTAGTACGAATCTGAAATATTGCTACGTTTTCTGGTGAATAGGTTAAGAATCtctttgaaaataaatagtcTAATTGCCAGATAGGAGGAGAACCATTCTGAATTAGCAAGAAGGATAGATAAAAGCAAagtagaaaaaaatatacagaatatatttaagtCAAATTTAACCACAAGAGATTAGAATTATATACTAATATTGAGAAACTCTGAATAATTaagtaatataattaaCAAAAGGTTTCTGAGACTTATCAGTAAGATGGATTCAGTTAACCAGATTGGATTGGATGAATCATTTAGCAATGAATTAAAGGATACTAAGATGGCaaataatccaaatttaTCGAGAAGTGATATTATTTCAGGACCAACAAATTCAGGagctaataataataacaataataatgttgGCGCCACcaattcttcttcatcttcatctgGACTTTCTGGGACACCCAGTGCTATTGGAACTAatctttttgatttaagTGATAACAAATCTTTGAATgatgaatcaaataaaaatgttgGAGAAAGTATGATGGATACTGATTTACCAGGATCAGCTGATGATGAGGAAATGAAAAGATCAATATATATTGGAAATGTTGATTATGGCACTAAATTAACAGAATTAcaagatttatttaaaagttgTGGAAGTATTAACAGAATTACAATAATGAATGATAAAAGAACAGGAATGCCAAAAGGATTTGCTTACTTGGAATTTTGTGAACCTGAAGCTGTCGAGACTGCTTTAAAATTTGATGGAGCTATGTTTAGAGGTAGACAAATTAAGGTTTCaacaaaaagaaagaacATACCAGGATATAATAGAGGAAGAGGAATGGGACCAGGTGGTGGATTTAGAGGAGGTATGGGAAGAGGTGGATTTAGAGGGGGTTACTCTAGAGGAGGAATGATGTCTGGAGGTCATGGACCTAATATGCGTGGTTATTATGGTAATCCTTATAAATCTTATAGGGGAGGAGGAGGTGGAGTTGGAGGTTATTCAGGTAATAGACATATTGTGAATCCTTATTGAATATACTTATGGTTATTATTCGTCTCTTTTCCTTTAAGAGAAAtatcttaatattattttctttattttgggttaaaattttataattaaaaatgatgatatACATATGGTCAGGACTATTTCTACTTTAAAgagaatattttattgatttatattaatatgaggaattattgatatgtaaatataaagaaaatttttttttttactaaaactattattttgttattatat
It includes:
- a CDS encoding Sgn1p-like RRM domain containing protein → MDSVNQIGLDESFSNELKDTKMANNPNLSRSDIISGPTNSGANNNNNNNVGATNSSSSSSGLSGTPSAIGTNLFDLSDNKSLNDESNKNVGESMMDTDLPGSADDEEMKRSIYIGNVDYGTKLTELQDLFKSCGSINRITIMNDKRTGMPKGFAYLEFCEPEAVETALKFDGAMFRGRQIKVSTKRKNIPGYNRGRGMGPGGGFRGGMGRGGFRGGYSRGGMMSGGHGPNMRGYYGNPYKSYRGGGGGVGGYSGNRHIVNPY